Proteins co-encoded in one Luteolibacter sp. Y139 genomic window:
- a CDS encoding GNAT family N-acetyltransferase gives MESTLPAQIESDRLIIRVARPGDGAVFHEAITESLAQLAPWLGWVTPPPTPEDSENSCRRAHERFLRNEDLMAFFFLKDGRTLVGGSGLHDANWDLRHFEVGYWGRSSFSGKGLITEGVRALADHALHLLGATRVFLTTDTLNVQSWKLAERAGFELEGILRNDRRNLSGGLRDTRVYSRIRRP, from the coding sequence ATGGAGTCCACCCTTCCCGCGCAAATCGAAAGCGATCGCCTGATCATCCGCGTCGCGCGACCGGGTGACGGCGCGGTGTTCCACGAGGCAATCACCGAGTCGTTGGCGCAACTCGCCCCATGGCTCGGCTGGGTAACACCGCCACCCACGCCCGAAGACTCGGAAAACTCCTGCCGCCGCGCTCACGAGAGATTCCTGCGCAACGAAGACCTGATGGCTTTCTTCTTCCTCAAGGACGGCCGCACACTCGTCGGAGGCAGCGGACTCCACGATGCGAATTGGGATCTCCGCCACTTCGAAGTTGGTTACTGGGGACGCAGTAGTTTCTCCGGAAAGGGACTGATCACGGAAGGTGTCCGTGCCTTGGCCGATCATGCCCTGCATCTATTGGGAGCAACCCGGGTCTTCCTCACCACTGACACTCTCAATGTCCAAAGCTGGAAACTCGCGGAGCGAGCTGGCTTCGAACTCGAAGGCATCCTCCGCAACGACCGGCGCAATCTCTCCGGCGGCTTGCGGGACACACGGGTCTATTCAAGGATTCGCCGCCCGTGA
- a CDS encoding GNAT family N-acetyltransferase, which yields MSTTPPHDLNPLGQPVGFPVTGWTPPPPPSSDPMEGRFCRLEKLDANRHAASLYAANSHDSEGRMWTYLGYGPFESEDSYRTWVDEVSQKSDPLFFAIVDRQSGQAIGVASYLRIDPRAGSIEVGHIAYSPLLQGTTIATEAMFLMMQRAFDLGYRRYEWKCDTLNAPSRAAALRLGFTFEGIFRQAIIVKGRNRDTAWFSITDQEWPSHREAFHRWLDPANFDERGKQFTKLSASAST from the coding sequence GTGAGCACCACTCCTCCGCACGACCTGAATCCACTCGGCCAGCCCGTCGGCTTTCCCGTCACCGGCTGGACCCCGCCACCGCCTCCTTCATCCGATCCGATGGAAGGCCGCTTCTGCCGCTTGGAGAAGCTGGATGCAAACCGTCACGCAGCATCACTCTACGCCGCCAACTCACACGATTCAGAAGGGCGGATGTGGACCTACCTCGGCTACGGCCCCTTCGAATCGGAAGACTCCTACCGCACCTGGGTCGATGAAGTGAGCCAGAAGAGCGATCCCCTCTTCTTCGCCATCGTCGACCGGCAAAGCGGCCAAGCCATCGGCGTCGCCAGCTACCTCCGGATCGACCCTCGCGCCGGCTCCATCGAAGTCGGTCACATCGCCTACTCGCCTCTGCTTCAAGGCACCACCATCGCAACCGAAGCGATGTTCCTCATGATGCAACGTGCCTTCGACCTCGGCTATCGTCGCTACGAATGGAAGTGCGACACCCTCAATGCCCCCTCACGCGCAGCAGCCCTGCGCCTCGGCTTCACCTTCGAAGGCATCTTCCGCCAAGCCATCATCGTCAAAGGCCGCAACCGCGACACCGCCTGGTTCTCCATCACCGACCAGGAATGGCCATCACACCGCGAAGCCTTCCACCGCTGGCTCGATCCCGCCAATTTCGACGAGCGAGGAAAGCAGTTCACAAAGCTCTCCGCCAGCGCTTCGACTTGA
- a CDS encoding RecQ family ATP-dependent DNA helicase: MPAVPAKVLVQTPLEALKKHFGHGGFLDGQDRVIEQITSGRDGLVVMPTGGGKSLCYQLPALCFEGVTLVVSPLIALMKDQVDALVAKDIPATLINSTVPWEEQKERLDGMRTGKWKLVYVAPERFRAESFLSALKGVEVSLFAVDEAHCLSQWGHDFRPDYMRLGKALDKIGRPQCVALTATATPVVRADILEVLKLREPFEVVSGFSRPNLSLAITAVEKKQQKYDRIRDIIGAHKTGIIYCATRKKVEEVAEVLASWRLKSVAYHGGMSDAERSDAQNIFLAKKADVAVATNAFGMGIDRSDVRFVIHFEVPGSVEAYYQEAGRAGRDGEAASCELLFNYADTRTQEFFIDGANPSAQTIREVYQYLLNSADKEYEIHRSIEDIAEGAGVGNSMSVSSVLATLARAGYIERFDVPGKRMRGTRLKKPDVFARALEIDEEALEEKDRRDRDKLKSMVELCYSRVCRQQWILAYFGEEDAEPCGTCDICRSEESHERRAPDAEEELIVRKALSGVARMSRKSAHGWEGKFGRGKIVQMLCGSRSQEILSGGLDQLSTYGMLKTQGTGYLNALFRAMGDVGLVRVDSGEYPLLTLTELGEKVMRGAAKYRLAWPPPSASSGHVESLSDQGFDGKLFAALRDLRAGIAKRESVPPYVIFSNKTLEALCRYRPKTTQEGMAVPGIGESKAQRYLPVFLEVLREWQ, from the coding sequence GTGCCTGCTGTGCCCGCTAAAGTTCTCGTCCAGACACCGCTTGAGGCGCTGAAGAAGCATTTCGGGCATGGGGGCTTTCTCGATGGGCAGGACCGGGTGATCGAGCAGATCACCTCGGGGCGGGATGGCCTGGTGGTGATGCCGACGGGTGGGGGGAAGTCGCTATGCTACCAGTTGCCGGCGCTGTGCTTCGAAGGGGTGACGCTGGTGGTTTCGCCGTTGATCGCGCTGATGAAGGATCAGGTGGATGCCTTGGTGGCAAAGGACATCCCGGCGACGCTGATCAATTCCACGGTGCCGTGGGAGGAACAGAAGGAGCGTCTGGACGGGATGAGGACGGGGAAGTGGAAGCTGGTCTATGTGGCGCCGGAGAGGTTCCGCGCAGAGTCTTTCCTGAGCGCGTTGAAGGGCGTGGAGGTTTCGCTATTCGCGGTGGATGAGGCGCACTGCCTCAGCCAGTGGGGACATGATTTCCGGCCGGACTACATGCGGCTGGGCAAGGCGCTCGACAAGATCGGGCGGCCGCAGTGCGTGGCGCTGACGGCGACTGCGACGCCGGTTGTTAGAGCCGATATTCTGGAGGTGCTGAAGCTGCGCGAGCCCTTCGAGGTGGTCAGTGGTTTCTCGCGGCCGAACCTTTCGCTGGCGATCACGGCGGTTGAGAAGAAGCAGCAGAAGTACGACCGCATCCGCGATATCATCGGTGCGCACAAGACGGGCATCATCTATTGCGCGACGCGAAAGAAAGTGGAGGAGGTGGCCGAGGTGCTGGCTTCGTGGCGGCTCAAGTCGGTGGCCTACCATGGTGGCATGAGTGATGCCGAGCGGAGCGACGCGCAGAACATCTTCCTCGCGAAGAAGGCGGATGTGGCGGTGGCGACGAATGCCTTCGGCATGGGCATCGACCGTTCCGATGTGCGCTTCGTGATTCACTTCGAGGTGCCCGGCAGCGTGGAGGCCTACTATCAGGAAGCGGGGCGTGCGGGTCGTGATGGCGAGGCGGCTTCCTGCGAGCTGCTTTTCAACTACGCCGACACGCGGACGCAGGAGTTTTTCATCGATGGCGCGAATCCCAGCGCGCAGACGATCCGGGAGGTCTATCAGTATCTGCTCAACAGCGCTGACAAGGAGTACGAGATTCATCGTAGCATCGAGGACATCGCTGAAGGTGCCGGGGTTGGGAATTCGATGTCGGTTAGCAGCGTGCTCGCTACGCTTGCCCGTGCGGGTTACATCGAGCGCTTCGATGTGCCCGGGAAACGGATGCGCGGGACGCGGCTGAAGAAGCCGGATGTGTTCGCGCGGGCGCTGGAGATCGATGAAGAGGCGCTGGAGGAGAAGGATCGGCGTGACCGGGACAAGCTGAAGTCGATGGTGGAGCTCTGCTATTCGCGCGTCTGCCGCCAGCAGTGGATCCTCGCCTACTTCGGCGAGGAGGATGCCGAGCCTTGTGGGACCTGCGACATCTGCCGCAGCGAGGAAAGCCACGAACGGCGTGCTCCCGATGCCGAGGAGGAACTGATCGTCAGGAAGGCCCTCAGCGGCGTCGCCCGCATGTCGCGGAAGTCAGCGCATGGCTGGGAAGGGAAGTTCGGGCGCGGCAAGATCGTGCAGATGCTGTGCGGCAGTCGCTCGCAGGAGATTCTTTCGGGAGGTCTCGATCAGCTGAGCACCTACGGGATGCTGAAGACGCAGGGCACGGGCTATCTCAATGCGCTGTTCCGGGCGATGGGCGATGTGGGATTGGTGCGGGTGGATAGCGGCGAATACCCGCTGCTCACGCTTACCGAGCTTGGAGAGAAAGTGATGCGTGGCGCGGCGAAGTATCGCCTCGCCTGGCCGCCACCGTCGGCTTCCTCGGGTCATGTCGAGTCGCTGTCAGATCAGGGCTTTGACGGGAAACTCTTTGCGGCACTCCGCGATCTGCGCGCGGGGATCGCCAAGCGCGAGAGCGTGCCGCCGTATGTCATCTTCAGCAACAAGACGCTGGAAGCGCTGTGCCGCTACCGGCCTAAGACCACGCAGGAGGGGATGGCGGTTCCCGGGATCGGCGAGTCGAAGGCGCAGCGCTATTTGCCGGTGTTCTTGGAGGTATTGAGGGAGTGGCAGTGA
- the dgt gene encoding dGTP triphosphohydrolase, with translation MPNRFYGAFDTERFSGKTDAADFRTPFQIDRDRVLHTPAFRRLQNKTQVFWSGEYDFYRTRLTHSLEVAQIGRSICHWLQSRGELLSEDFFIDPDLVEAACLSHDLGHPPFGHAGERTLNHLMAPYGGFEGNAQTLRMLTERIFSARRTGMDPSRAFLDAVLKYKSLWSELKSGDKLPEHHFLYDFQHAWLDWAMAGNDFPAELPPGKARDSFKSIECQVMDWADDTAYSLNDLADSVRAGFLRIERIEAWAEKHGESVGEGSPLGELIASIRKRKVDPFVGKRIGKYIRAATLTTDANFLSAASNRYRFRLVVDPEVKAESKLFKKLAFEVVFLSPQLKQLEHKGNHLLHGLWDVLIKRYVTSDNIDGQSFQLLPEDAASEIEQADGEEKKARLVCDFLAGMTDGYAARMYKRLFTPDFGSIGDLIG, from the coding sequence ATGCCCAACCGCTTCTACGGCGCCTTCGATACCGAGCGTTTCTCCGGGAAAACGGACGCCGCGGATTTCCGCACGCCATTCCAGATCGATCGCGACCGGGTGCTGCACACGCCTGCCTTCCGGCGCTTGCAGAACAAGACGCAGGTTTTCTGGAGCGGTGAGTATGATTTCTACCGGACCCGGCTGACGCATTCGCTGGAAGTCGCGCAGATCGGACGCTCGATTTGCCACTGGCTGCAGTCGCGGGGCGAGCTGCTTTCGGAGGACTTTTTCATCGATCCGGATCTGGTCGAGGCGGCCTGCCTTTCCCATGACCTCGGGCATCCTCCCTTCGGTCACGCCGGTGAAAGGACGCTCAATCACCTGATGGCTCCCTATGGGGGCTTCGAGGGGAATGCGCAGACGCTGAGGATGCTCACGGAGCGGATCTTTTCCGCGAGGCGCACGGGGATGGACCCGAGCCGCGCCTTTCTGGATGCGGTGCTGAAATACAAGTCGCTGTGGAGCGAGCTGAAGTCGGGCGACAAGCTGCCCGAGCACCATTTCCTCTACGATTTCCAGCATGCGTGGCTGGACTGGGCGATGGCGGGGAATGACTTCCCTGCGGAGTTGCCGCCGGGCAAGGCGCGCGACTCCTTCAAGTCGATCGAGTGCCAGGTGATGGATTGGGCGGACGATACCGCCTATTCGCTGAATGATCTGGCGGACAGCGTGCGTGCGGGCTTCCTGCGGATCGAGCGCATCGAGGCGTGGGCGGAGAAGCATGGCGAATCGGTGGGCGAGGGTAGTCCGTTGGGGGAGCTCATTGCATCGATCCGCAAGCGCAAGGTGGATCCCTTCGTGGGCAAGCGCATCGGCAAATATATCCGCGCTGCCACGCTGACCACCGATGCGAATTTCCTGAGCGCGGCGAGCAATCGTTATCGCTTCCGTCTGGTCGTTGATCCCGAGGTGAAGGCGGAGTCGAAGCTCTTCAAGAAGCTGGCCTTCGAGGTGGTGTTCCTGTCGCCGCAGCTCAAGCAACTGGAGCACAAGGGGAATCATCTGCTGCATGGGCTGTGGGATGTGCTGATCAAGCGCTATGTCACCAGCGACAATATCGATGGGCAGAGCTTCCAACTGCTTCCCGAAGATGCGGCGAGCGAGATCGAGCAGGCGGATGGTGAAGAGAAGAAGGCGCGGCTGGTTTGTGACTTCCTGGCGGGGATGACGGATGGGTATGCGGCGCGGATGTACAAGCGGCTCTTTACCCCGGACTTCGGGTCGATCGGGGATTTGATCGGATAG
- a CDS encoding peptidylprolyl isomerase gives MPRVNGEPVDPALIEDTFIRLKAEAELASEVSCCERDDEFRERAEEEVIDGILLAQEAERRVPEPSADEARAAFEDTLREWRRHGASWDLLDAQRESLRAETISNLRMQRFTDSLWKELPELTYDDLRTWYGENLVRFRTPAAAKVLHLVRFPEGADPWDDYAAMLDFRRRALEGEDFAELAVGNTQKKGGEIDLGWIDQQRLLNPFEAMLFSLREGEISPVFHYEQAYHLVKVTEARVASVQPFEEVAEGIREEVERARRLQVLKDLAAELRAKAVIERD, from the coding sequence ATGCCACGCGTCAATGGCGAGCCGGTCGATCCCGCGCTGATCGAGGACACTTTCATCCGTCTCAAGGCTGAGGCGGAATTGGCGAGCGAGGTTTCGTGCTGCGAGCGGGATGACGAGTTCCGCGAGCGGGCCGAAGAGGAAGTGATCGATGGGATCTTGCTCGCGCAAGAGGCGGAGCGCCGGGTGCCGGAGCCGTCTGCGGATGAGGCGCGGGCGGCCTTCGAGGATACGCTGCGTGAATGGCGTCGCCATGGGGCGTCGTGGGATTTGCTGGATGCCCAGCGCGAGTCACTGCGGGCGGAGACGATTTCGAATCTGCGCATGCAGCGCTTTACCGACAGCTTGTGGAAGGAGCTGCCGGAGCTCACCTACGATGACCTTCGTACTTGGTATGGTGAAAACCTTGTCCGCTTCCGGACGCCTGCGGCGGCGAAGGTGCTGCACCTCGTCCGTTTTCCAGAGGGGGCGGACCCTTGGGACGACTACGCCGCGATGCTGGATTTCCGCCGCCGGGCGCTGGAGGGCGAGGATTTCGCCGAGCTGGCCGTGGGCAACACGCAGAAGAAAGGTGGCGAGATTGATCTTGGGTGGATCGACCAGCAGCGGTTGCTGAATCCCTTCGAGGCGATGCTGTTCTCGCTGCGGGAGGGTGAGATCAGCCCGGTCTTTCACTACGAGCAGGCGTATCATCTGGTGAAGGTGACTGAGGCACGCGTGGCTTCGGTGCAGCCTTTCGAGGAAGTGGCGGAGGGCATCCGGGAGGAGGTCGAGCGCGCGCGCCGGTTGCAGGTGCTGAAGGACCTGGCCGCCGAGCTGCGGGCCAAGGCGGTAATCGAGCGGGATTGA
- the rpe gene encoding ribulose-phosphate 3-epimerase, which produces MIPPTCRDRVISPSLLASDFSRIREEVTRAIHAGADWIHLDVMDGHFVDNISFGPAVVQAVHETNDIYLDVHLMVSRPDHFLPRFVAAGSDLITVHVEADHDVAATLRAIRHAGCKAGLALNPATPFEAVVPYLDQIDLLLCMTVVPGFGGQSFMAEVLPKIEMAAKWREEHGLSYHIEVDGGIDALTAARCAKAGANVMVAGSSTFRAPDMALAVKEIREA; this is translated from the coding sequence GTGATTCCGCCGACCTGCCGCGACCGCGTCATTTCTCCCTCCCTGCTCGCTTCCGACTTTTCCCGCATCCGCGAGGAAGTGACCCGCGCCATCCATGCCGGGGCCGATTGGATCCATCTGGACGTGATGGACGGCCACTTCGTGGACAATATTTCCTTCGGTCCGGCGGTGGTGCAGGCGGTCCATGAAACGAACGACATTTACCTGGATGTGCACCTGATGGTCTCGCGGCCGGATCATTTCCTGCCGCGGTTCGTGGCGGCGGGGTCCGACCTGATCACCGTGCACGTGGAGGCAGATCACGATGTGGCGGCGACGCTGCGGGCGATCCGCCACGCCGGTTGCAAGGCGGGGCTGGCGCTGAATCCGGCGACTCCTTTCGAGGCGGTGGTGCCGTATCTGGACCAGATCGACCTGCTGCTGTGCATGACGGTGGTGCCGGGTTTCGGCGGTCAGTCCTTCATGGCGGAAGTGCTGCCGAAGATCGAAATGGCGGCGAAATGGCGGGAGGAGCATGGTCTTAGCTACCACATCGAGGTGGACGGCGGGATTGACGCGCTGACCGCGGCCCGTTGCGCGAAAGCCGGGGCGAATGTGATGGTGGCCGGCTCGTCGACCTTCCGCGCGCCGGACATGGCGCTGGCGGTGAAGGAGATCCGCGAAGCCTGA